Genomic DNA from Atribacterota bacterium:
ATGACCTGACAGGGCATATGATGTTTGAAAAGATTATGGATGAGTTTTGCGCTATAAATGAATTAAACGGTGGAAAGGAAGAAACATTTACCAAAGATGTAGATGAAATTCTTAGTAGCATAATAGATGAAGCGATAAATGAAATACACAAACCCATCTCATTAATGCAGAAAGAAGATAATTTACGAGTAGTAGAAAAAGTTGATGAAAAAGGTGGATTTTTAATTAAAGGAGCAGTAGATCAACTTGCTTTTAAATTAAATGTTTCTCGTTATACTGTCTATAATTACCTGGAGGAAATAAAAGCGAGAAAAAAGAATCAAGAACAAGGTTAAAATACTATTTGCCTAATTTATTAAGAATAAAGAGGTTAAAAGATGCAAAAAGAAATTTTAGTTAATCCAAAAAGTCCGAAAGCTATCGGTCCTTATTCTACCGCTGTTAAAATCGATCGATTTGTCTTCCTTTCTGGTCAGTTGCCTATAGATGTCAAAACAGGGGAAATAGTACCTGGTGGCATCGAAAAACAAGCTAGGAAGTCATTAGATAATTTAATGGCTGCTTTAAAACCTTATCAAT
This window encodes:
- a CDS encoding Rid family detoxifying hydrolase — encoded protein: MQKEILVNPKSPKAIGPYSTAVKIDRFVFLSGQLPIDVKTGEIVPGGIEKQARKSLDNLMAALKPYQLEANHVVKVTIFLKNLDHFASVNQIYGEYFNSDFPARSCVQVVKLPKDADIEIEAIAYQ